The proteins below are encoded in one region of Bremerella sp. P1:
- a CDS encoding cytochrome c oxidase subunit I, which yields MSSITADGQATHAHTSGEFGVGEFISTYVFSRDHKVIGLQFLFSTLLWFLIGGLLAIGIRWQLAWPWSDMPVIGPMLFSAEGGQISPEFYTMLFTMHATVMTFLVIIPILAGAFGNYLIPLMIGADDMAFPTLNMLSYWVMWPAFLFFGGSFFVAGNGASSGWTSYPPLSSVTEAAPGSGLAQTMWLIALTCVGISSMMGSVNYMTTIIQMRAPGMTMMRLPMTIWGMFITALLQAFALPVLTAAGFMQLADRVFGTGFFVPEGLIVNNSEMVAGGGQPLLWQHLFWFYSHPAVYIMILPAMGMVSDILSCFARKPLFGYKPMVYAICGIAGLGFIVWGHHMFVSGMNPGLGMTFMVATMMIALPSAVKTFNWLGTIYGGKISFTTPMLFALSFVLMFVIGGLSGIFMAATPVDIFIHDTYFIVAHFHYVLFGGTAMAVFGAIYFWFPKMFGRMMNEPLGKIHFLLTFLFMNGTFFTMHILGAVGFPRRLADPYHYETFRHLLPMNQFMTICAILMVACQIFFIVNFFYSIFFGPKAGRNPWHANGLEWQAPSPPGHGNFDFQPIVYRGPYEYGSPEVDEDYYPQTQPPNERGDTDEPATMVNH from the coding sequence ATGAGCAGCATCACCGCGGATGGGCAAGCGACTCACGCCCACACATCAGGCGAATTCGGCGTTGGCGAATTCATTTCCACTTACGTATTCTCGCGCGATCATAAAGTGATCGGGCTGCAGTTCCTGTTTTCCACGCTTTTGTGGTTCTTGATCGGCGGCCTCTTGGCGATTGGTATTCGCTGGCAACTGGCTTGGCCGTGGAGCGATATGCCGGTGATCGGTCCGATGCTCTTTTCGGCCGAAGGGGGACAGATTTCTCCTGAGTTCTACACCATGCTCTTCACCATGCATGCCACGGTGATGACCTTCCTGGTCATCATTCCGATCCTCGCTGGTGCGTTTGGTAACTACCTGATCCCGCTGATGATTGGTGCCGACGATATGGCCTTCCCCACGCTGAATATGCTCAGCTACTGGGTGATGTGGCCGGCGTTTCTCTTTTTCGGAGGAAGCTTTTTTGTTGCCGGTAACGGGGCGTCGAGCGGTTGGACAAGTTACCCGCCTCTTTCCTCGGTGACGGAAGCCGCACCAGGTAGCGGGCTGGCACAAACCATGTGGCTCATCGCACTAACGTGCGTGGGTATCAGTTCGATGATGGGTTCGGTCAACTATATGACCACCATCATCCAGATGCGTGCTCCAGGCATGACGATGATGCGTCTGCCGATGACGATTTGGGGCATGTTTATCACGGCACTACTACAAGCATTCGCGCTGCCTGTGTTGACGGCCGCTGGTTTCATGCAATTGGCTGACCGCGTGTTTGGCACCGGCTTCTTCGTGCCGGAAGGGCTGATCGTGAATAACTCCGAAATGGTCGCCGGTGGTGGTCAGCCGTTGTTGTGGCAGCACTTGTTCTGGTTCTACTCGCACCCGGCGGTGTACATCATGATTCTGCCGGCGATGGGTATGGTCTCGGACATCCTCTCCTGTTTTGCCCGCAAGCCGCTGTTTGGCTACAAGCCGATGGTGTATGCCATTTGCGGGATCGCCGGCCTGGGCTTTATTGTCTGGGGTCACCATATGTTTGTCTCAGGCATGAACCCGGGACTGGGTATGACCTTCATGGTCGCAACGATGATGATCGCTTTGCCTAGTGCGGTGAAGACGTTTAACTGGCTCGGCACGATCTACGGGGGCAAGATCAGCTTCACCACACCGATGCTGTTCGCGTTGTCCTTTGTGTTGATGTTTGTGATCGGCGGTTTGTCCGGGATCTTCATGGCCGCTACGCCGGTCGATATCTTTATTCACGACACCTACTTCATTGTTGCTCACTTCCACTATGTGCTGTTTGGTGGAACGGCGATGGCCGTATTCGGGGCAATCTACTTCTGGTTCCCCAAGATGTTCGGCCGGATGATGAACGAACCACTGGGCAAGATTCACTTCCTGCTGACGTTCCTGTTTATGAACGGCACGTTCTTTACGATGCACATTCTGGGGGCCGTGGGCTTCCCGCGCCGATTGGCCGACCCGTACCACTACGAGACCTTCCGGCACCTGTTGCCGATGAATCAGTTCATGACGATCTGCGCCATTCTGATGGTTGCCTGTCAGATATTCTTCATCGTGAACTTCTTCTACAGCATTTTCTTCGGGCCAAAGGCCGGTCGAAATCCTTGGCACGCCAACGGTCTGGAATGGCAAGCTCCGAGCCCTCCTGGCCACGGAAACTTCGACTTCCAGCCGATCGTCTACCGCGGCCCGTACGAGTATGGTTCGCCTGAAGTGGATGAAGACTATTACCCGCAAACCCAACCACCGAACGAACGCGGCGACACGGACGAGCCTGCGACAATGGTGAATCACTAA